One segment of Erigeron canadensis isolate Cc75 chromosome 2, C_canadensis_v1, whole genome shotgun sequence DNA contains the following:
- the LOC122587860 gene encoding glutathione S-transferase T3-like: MSGFTPFYAPRQEGLYSFGGITPPQNTPDQQQVIDNPSPRLSSSRPPSPTPVSPDVEIVQETQPESQLESQPENQAGGSKPKKRSHKKKSPGEVRLRAPSIPWSREEGMALCAAWLSVTEDPEEANYQKEKTYWIRITDGLRTLLKKPKDYRDPEGIGAKWRGIRPFIQNFNAIYTRLTNSNNHQSGANDTDVIKRALAEFHGTYKTHFKYLDICEKIRWSSKFHYVTNTNVKTTRGEPTTKRSKTSSSNEPQSQGSDARFEFDLNNMTEDESAFLERPCGRDAAKKAAHGGSSSSSGKGKAVARYSETFDNLSKKLDGLFEASRERINWASKRWRLDEKDLNKRMLNSS, encoded by the exons ATGTCGGGGTTTACACCATTCTATGCGCCACGACAAGAGGGTTTATACAGTTTTGGTGGGATTACGCCACCACAAAACACGCCGG atcaACAACAAGTTATCGACAATCCATCTCCAAGACTATCATCGTCAAGACCACCATCACCAACGCCCGTTTCCCCCGACGTTGAAATTGTTCAAGAAACGCAACCCGAATCTCAACTCGAAAGTCAACCCGAAAACCAAGCCGGCGGTTCAAAACCCAAGAAGCGTTCACACAAGAAAAAGTCCCCCGGCGAAGTGAGGTTGAGAGCTCCCTCGATTCCATGGTCACGGGAGGAAGGAATGGCGCTATGCGCGGCTTGGTTATCGGTTACCGAAGACCCGGAGGAAG cTAATTATCAAAAGGAGAAGACGTATTGGATAAGGATAACGGATGGTTTGAGAACACTTTTGAAGAAGCCGAAAGATTATCGTGACCCGGAAGGTATTGGTGCAAAATGGAGGGGTATCCGTCCATTTATCCAAAACTTCAATGCAATCTACACTCGTCTCACTAACTCGAACAATCATCAAAGTGGTGCAAATGATACGGATGTGATTAAGAGAGCTCTCGCCGAGTTTCATGGGACTTACAAGACGCATTTCAAGTATTTGGATATTTGTGAAAAGATTAGATGGTCGTCGAAGTTTCATTATGTGACCAACACTAATGTTAAGACAACCCGTGGAGAACCGACCACAAAAAGGTCGAAAACGTCATCCTCCAACGAACCACAAAGTCAAG GTTCGGATGCACGTTTCGAGTTTGATTTAAATAACATGACCGAGGATGAGTCAGCGTTCCTGGAGCGCCCGTGCGGGAGAGACGCAGCTAAGAAAGCCGCTCATGGAGGGTCGTCGAGTTCTTCCGGCAAGGGAAAAGCGGTGGCTAGGTATTCGGAGACGTTTGATAATCTCTCGAAGAAGTTGGATGGTTTGTTTGAGGCGAGTAGGGAGCGGATCAATTGGGCAAGCAAAAGGTGGAGATTGGACGAAAAAGACTTGAATAAAAGAATGCTCAACTCAAGCTAG